The sequence TGCACTCCTAATGGAAACATCAGTGTCAATGCCACAACCACACCTGTTTTCCCTAGTAAGTTGCATAGAAaatcacacacaaaaaatagttaaaatgtTATTCATATGTTGCAAATTtgaactgaatgaaaattgacatttttctGCAGATGCTCTGGTGCAGCTACAGTGTGGTGGAAATGTGGTCTCAACTGCAACAACAAACGGCTCTGGACTATTTTCTATACTTTTGGACCCTGTGAACTTCCTCCTCTCGACACTTGTTTCCGGGTGCAAGCTTGTTGTTAACACGCCACTGGCATCTTGCAATGCCAGTTTGCCATCAGTCGGTGGGCTGGTCTCAAACTTGCAGTTCATCGGGAATACTGTGGCAGGGCTCTTAAACATTGGCAACCTGATTCCTACTGGCTTTCAGTTCAATGCTAATGTGAACTAATGGCACATTGGCATAATTCAATAATCATCGTAGCATGTTATGTACCTTCCACCATATATGTGTGTTGATCAATAAGTGACTGCTCACTAGACTAAGATTTATTTCTTGTTAGGTTGTTATTGTTTTTGCAAGTTTCATTTGTGTGTCCAAGTTATGAAAGTGTAGCATGAATTCTTGATTGAAGTGTATTGAAAGATGACAACTTGGTTTCCGTCCTAACATCCTTCATATACACACAAGTACCTCCTTTTGCGAGTAAAAGTCGTTTGTGCTTATGCAGGGGGTTAGGCATAAACGTGTCCAGATGATTCTTAATCAAGAACTCAACTACTCTcatacaataataaatatatgcaaattaaGCTATCTAATTACAAGCTTTGGGAGCTTTCTTACACAGGACAGTGGTGGTATGACTTTGGACCCTCATTCATCATCTACGTAAAAGACCTGAAAGTGAAAGTTGGAAAGAATTTTAATAGGGCCAAAAGAAGCGTGCCCCGGAAACTTGGGAGTAAAGTAGAGTTGCTACTAAAGTGAAGCCCACAGATGGCAACTCTCTCTCCTATACCAAATCATGCAAGCTCTTCTTCCTTAATAAGCCAAAAATAtctcaaatcaattttcaaaGTATCCAAATTCTAGggattaatattataatcaagACGTAATATAGTTATAGCTGTGACGCCCCCGTTCCATCAGTCTTTCGCGCCTTCCAACTAGGAAGACGCTCTCTCCTTCGATTTAACCGTTCCTACCTGCCCACTAGGCAGTCAGTCTCTGTCCGCTACACTGGCTTCGAGCGTTCGTGCCTTCGGCAGCTCACTCCATTTCCAACTCATATTGGGGAGAGAAGCACCTTACTTTCAcgagaaaaaattttaagataaatagtaataaatattgtCAGTGTTTGAGAACAAAacgttaaaaatgaaaaaaatattaccaaTGAGTTGTAGAAGTTGGTAGAAAGTTATTCATAATTGTTCActtaaatcaacttaatttaaacaatttaaaaaaacttatgaAAGCTAAAGATTATTGTATAAGTGTTCttagttttaaaatatgttaggAGAGGCTATGCTGCAGCTCCACAAAGTGGGCTGGGGAAGCCGGCCCTGATATAGAGAACCCAATAGTTGTTGACATGTTTAGGcccaaatttgaattatatgtgGGCCAAGGACCCCATAACTGACAGCATTCTTAGATTTATACAGTTCAGCCCGCTGAAATGGCCCAAAATGTTAAATCAGATTAACAACACAACCCTTAGGGTGTAAACGAGTCTCGACCTTGGCAAAAATATTCTAGCTTGAgctcgaattttttttaattagattatttaaaacattaataattaatataaaataaaatatactataaaCTTACTAACTTGTTGATTAAACTTATTTTGTATAGAGGctatttataagaataaaactaccatattttatcattagcTAAACTAAAAAGATGTTATATTACTctatttataagaataaaactaccatattttatcattagcTAAACTAAAAAGATgttatattacttaataattataatatatgagttaaatatataatttaaattaaaaaatataaaaaaaattgaaaaaaaatcgcGAGCCAGAACAGAGTATTTTGGGCTCGAGGTCGAACTTGAGTCGAGTTGCAAATCGAGCTTACTCGTCTGCCACCGCTAGATGCGCTTATCaactttttgttgaaaataatatttttagtttaaaaattatgatttaactGTTTAAACTGGATGAACTTAAACAAAAAGTTATAAACAACATATTAGTTTGTAAACATTAAATTGTTTTCCCAAATACTCTAACTTCAATTCTGTTtccattttcacttttatttttgaacagTCAACTTTCACTGCAACTGAATACAGTCTTGCAAAATTTATAGTTTAGCCCACCAAATCTGGATATAGTGATGTGTGCATGGCTTGAAATGAAAGTTCCGCaattttgttcaaataatttaaaagaggAATGAAGCAATGAAggttgaaataataattagtgaaGTGAAGTCTGATTCTGACAGTGGGAAGAGTGAGAGCATGTGCACACTTTGGTCATTTTAATGTGGGAGGGACAAGCAAGTACTGATGCAATTGTGATAATGCTCTTCCAAAACTATCTTCACATAAATGAACTTTTGTACATACTGTTAAATTTCAGACAAAATAATTCAGTGTCACGGCCCAAAACCTTTTACTAAGAATGTCAATTAAATAGTGTAGATGGAggcattcaattttttcctttagtTAAATCTTGGGTGCATTAAACTACCACCACCACCCACTTGAGTGCCATGAGTGCCAACTTCACTTGAAATGTTAAAGTTGCGACTTTATGTTGATGTATTATGAAATTGATAGTGATCTATTCACAATACTTGATTCAAAAGAACTGAACTAAACATTCTTAATGTGTTGATGGAACTACAATGAAACTTGACATACCTGCTTCGAGATTCAAATACTTGTCTTAAGATTGATCACTCTTGTTAAGGTGGAAGGAAATCATGTACTCATAGATAAGATGAAGTGTTGTGTGGGTGGCCTAATGGCCAACAAATCAccctttttcactttttcacAATACAAAATTCCAAGAAGAAAAGAGCCTTAAAAGGTTGAGGAGGCCCTGAGGGGTGAGGGCCCCTACACATAAAATATCTAGCTAAGTGCCCACTTCATGTAAATGGTCATATCTGTGTTTTGTGGGTTCCAAAAGGTGTATAAAAGGATCCCATTGGTATGATCATCTGCTGCCATCCATGGAGTTTTCTCAGCACAGTCTTTTCTTGCATGTCTTTTTGCATTCATGTCCTGCTATCCCTCACCCTCACAAGTCTCCATCTCTCTTCTGTTTTCTGCACTTCTGTGTCTTCTCAATTATAAAGGTTCATtatgtgtgtctgtgtgtgtagATATGTAATCTTTTCTGCTAAAAGATGAATTATTTGTTATCATCTAATGGAACCATCAAGAATACTATTAGAGAGCCGATACACAAGAACTATGAATAACACATTGGTCGGACTTTGGGGATCTACACATACTAGAATCAAAGAAAAGGGACATGAACGTTTCCATAAAGATAATGTGTGTTCACTAAAATGAATACTTGAATCCCTGAATGCATGGAACACTAGAATAACCCTTCTCATGTAATTCTAGGATATAGATAGGGAATAAAACATACGATTTTCCAAATATTACACGAGAAAAATGGTAGCAAAAACATCcatccatccaaaaattacgCAAAAAATATCAGTGATGTGATGACTCAAAAACGTCCAGCCCATCcgaaaattatacaaaaaagatCAGTGATGTGATGTCGTCACCGATTCTTTGAGCACTTCTTTTTGCTGTAGTCTTTTACTTGTCTATGTatttagtgtgtgtgtgtgtgtgtgtgtgttaagGAACAACTAAGCTTAGGCAGTGGTAGATAAGCTTGGATTCCATCTGAGAGTGTATTAAGACCTTTAAAATGTGTCTTCATCTACCAAACATGTGCAACACTTTGACCCTTAAACTTGATGGAGAGTCCTTTTCCTGCCTTTGTTTCACAATGATTAGACAAAGGCAACGGGTCCTTGCACATGCTCAGCTAGTGACATGTGAGTCTAcctttattttaacttttggCCATCTCAATTGGCAGCACACAAACTAGAGGGCCTCCTGGCTGGAGACATCAACTAGATCTAAGTCCCAAATCCATCAGCAATCGATCTTTTTGCAAGAAAAGTTACTACAAGCCATGCATAAAGTGAGCAATCATATCAACAATCTTCAGTACAAATGCTCTTAATTTGCAAATGCAAACCTTCTCAGTTTTTATGATAAACACTTCCAGATtgcttcaaaaaaaaaattatcatcaaATCATAAGTATTATCTGGAAATCACACAAACACAGAGAAAATCTTGTAGATCAGATCCAAGACAGTGTATGAAGGAGCATTACTAAAGCAGGCAGGGCGGGGCCAGTAATCATGGAAAGTTTCCATATGGATCATATCCATTTATTTCTCAATCTTTCATAAATCCCATACCGACATCACATTGATATACAAAGATGACTTCAATACAATTCAGATTCTCATACAAATTCTAGTAACAGAAAACTAATTGAAactacaataaataaattaacattaacATCAAAAGTGCATCAAGAATGATTGAGCAGAGCCAAACATGGATGAACAGAGTAACAAGCACGTGAAACATCAAACCAAGaatgtgaaaatgtataataatagtatCAGCCAATTTACTTGGAATATCTAAAgatcttctttcttcttcagcCACTGACAGCCAACAAGGAAGGAATTGCAGCCAAGTTTGGCGTAACATTCTTGTTGGAAGCAGCGTCCCGTTTCCCAGCAGAAGGCTTACTAAAAGCTCTCATAGGACTTGCAAGTGCCCAACCCCAGCTTCTGCTCCTCCCATGAGAAACATGCCTCACTGATGAAATTGATTTCCCATTCACATTACTATCCTCAGCTGAAGATGAAACCCAataagaagaagatgatgaagaagatgatgacgaCGTTATCATAAATCCACTGAAAATCCCACCACATTTTACTCTTTCTTTAATGCAATCCTGCCCATTATTGCCACTATTTCCACCATTCCTTTGAACTGAGTGCAGTCTAGGCTTCCCTTCCCTCTGGGACTCCACTCTGCGGAGAGTACAATCCCCGAAGCCAGTTGAGATCCTCTCAAAGAAGTCTCCTGAAAAGCTCCTGCTCCCACAACCAACAGATCTGGATCTTGACACCTTCCTGTCAAATGCAGCCTGATCAGGGCTTCCATTCTCACCCACCACCACAAAATCTTCCCTTTTCTTCTCCCTTGATCTAATTGCACCACCAACACCATTCACAGATGATGATGCCACAGTACTACTCACAGTACTAGGTGTGGCTGATGCCAACTTCAAAGCTTTCAAGTGCTTATCACTTTTCTTAGAAGTAGAGTGCTTCGACGTGTAAAGAAATGACCAGAACCCTCTTCTGTGAGGACTATAATCTTCATCCAGGAAATGGATGCCTCTTCTTGGGGTTGCAGTAGACTTGCTTCTCTTGAAAACAATGCTGCTGGAGTCTGAACTCGCCATCGCCATCGCCACTCcatccttctttttcttcttcttgtgtGTCAAAACAAAAGGCAATCTTGATCGCCTTGTGTAAAGCCCGTGATAGTTACAGTCATTGCCTCCACTCTGAGAGTTGACAGACGAAGAAGCAAGGTGGCGGACCTGAAGGACCGTGCCGACAGTGGCGGCTCCGCCGGATGAGGTGGTATTGCTACCACCAAAATCAGATCtaaaagaaggagaagaagacGAGGAAGAAGAAGGGAAAACAGCCACAGGAAATGAGGAAGAAACAAGCTTTCCGAGCTTCTCTTGAAGACAAAAAGCGCAGATCCCACCGGGGGTGCTGTTTTTGTATGGATGGTTTATACATTGCATGTTGCCGTCCCCCATATCTTCATGCACAACTTCCATCACCATTTTAAGTTCAAAATCTTGAAGAAAGATTTCACTTTACTCCAAAATCTTGCGACCCAGGTGAAAATATAGACAATCTTGGTATCTGGGGTTCCGAGTTTCCTCTTATATATGGCATAAAACTCTTGAAAACTACAGCTTCTACGCAAGAAAATGGcttaacaaagaaaaaaaactctcACACTCAAGGGGGTAGAaaaggggagagagagagagagagagagagagaaggtggTCAAACGTGGTAAGGTGTGTTGATGaatgttaaaaagaaaatcggCATTGAAGTAAGTGGGGAATGGAGAGTGAGGAGGAGAGTCCCCAGGAGCACGTGGAAACCAGCCAAGTTtctgtaattaaaattgacaaacGAATAAGACaaccaaaaccctaatttttccTGAGCGGCAATCCTGTGGGCCATGTTTGGGGCGCCAAAAAGATGAACACGGAATGGAATTGCTAGTGTACTTGCATATGGCCCCTCCTTACAATTTGGAGAAGGGAAAGTAAGGTTAGAGTACGAGTTTATAAGtctcttaaaatattttataagatatttttaaatttttaaaaattatttagcattttatttttgcaagaatttatatttccCTCTTCATAGGTTTGGCGCATTTACACACAAATTtcttatgatttaaaaaattacatctagcatccCTAAAATttgctacaaaaaaaaaattgaaaattgatgtttattttattatatgtcagtaataagtcaatcgatggtaatttttttttgttaatattcccaaattcgatgaattttgattaacgaaTGGACTATTTGATCGAcagaaacaaatttcaaaagtactaaatataattttcaaatcacaggagatttacgtgtaattacactaaatcttaAAAAGAATAGCGTGTTTATCCctaaattttaagataaatattttaaattttatgaattctttagaaaattattttcaccgaatttcttatttttaaaatatcttataaattctttaatcttaatttaatatactaaatttcaaatatactTTACTACTTAAAAAAgtgatataatattaattatacttattacattatttattatataatattttgtatgcGGCACATCAACTatccttattatatttttatctcataaCCATccatatattagaaaaataaataatatctactccaatttctcataaaattcttCAACCAAACACGCCCAAGAAGTCTTGCGGATACACAACAAAGAATCTCTGGCCGACACGTTTCACATAAAGAGAGGGAGGACCTCTTTAATTAACTAACGATTACTACGCTTTTAAATCTCTGAAATATATCTAAAATCGCATTCAATGTACATCTTTAGAGTCGATAGTGTATATGTACTTCTTTTACGTCATATGAAGTGCTAATATCCCACGATGCATAAAAGGTTGCATACCCAtgtattttctataaaatagtataaaattcacctatattaattttttaggcgAAAAATCTCgtatgttatttaaaatacagtaaaaaaatgcataaatgaGCATCATTTTTGGCATTTTAGGGTTATTTTATCTATACAAATGTTCATTTTACCCCTCTTTTTGacatgcaaatatattttaataaataatacaacattgatttttttaaattattatgtaattgaaatatattttaataaattatattatttatagaatatattaattaaatacctaaaaatatatgaaattttaaaaatattatatatatatattgtattatatataatgtatatatatgttacatatataattgtatatgtaatcatgtatatatacaatgatgtgtatataaaaataaaaaacatattcatattattttaaatttgaactgttattttttaattattgaagatAAAGGTTTATCGTAACAAAAGTATAAACGggtaatttaacaaaaatttcaacactATTAAACCTAATTAACGAAATGGGACaatgtacataatttttaaaggcATAAGAGactttttatctattttttttaacacatactttcaaaataaaaagctgattttatgcaatttaccctacaTAAGAGAAATACAAAAGAATCCAATGTATTATATTAGGACATACATGTTACTTTGTTACCATAAATTGAACACATCTTTGTAGTCTAATTCATAATTAGCTGTTACATAGAATAAAGTGATCTTAACTTGGGAAACATGTGTAAGTGTCCGGTTCTAACAAAGGGAACCATCTTTCCTCAAACTAATTTACTTATGTAGTTGTCTTTATTGCTTGTTAGTTGTAATATCCTTATTTTGGTTTTATCAAATACTATAATATTCCAAAACACATTGAAAAATGTCATTATAGTTAgatcttgattttttatcaCATAGACCTACTATTTATGTTTGAATCGTTATCAAGTTGTCTAGTGAAACTAAACGTATGTATCATGATTCTCATATAATTagatcttaattttttataataataaactaagTTAGTTATACATATCTCAACACACATAACGCATGGATTTATAGAGTGTCACTCGTAATTctccatttaatttatttatagatttgAAAATACACTAACTAGGGTACACTATTCTTGCCACTACTTGGCATGTAAACACCAGCAAGACTCTCTACACatgtacacatatatataataataggaTAATAGTGATGGTGTGTCATTCGCTGATTCAACAGTTAAACAACCTTAATATTCACACATCAACATATGGTCCCGCGTTTgtcttttcattaattaagtaataattagtTGGGGTTAGTGTGAGGTTAGTGTTCCTCCACACACGCCTCCTTACATGGATCACTGATTCAATAGAGCGATAGAAGCAAGTTAGAAATCGAAATTTGACCAACTTGGCATAACATAAATATCacacaaacaccctctaagtcCCAAATGTacaataaaagcaaaaattacacacgcaaaaaaaaaaaaaaaaggttggaATTGGATTctgtacaaaaataatttaatgtttataattttatcaataaattgcataaattcatataaaattattttatttttttaggttaaattaatttactttaaataatttaaaagtagaacttgcagataaaaaatattctttttagtaataaattgaccaacatttattttaaattattacataagtccaataaaaagaattggTACAATTTGTTTATAGTATTGAATATTTAAACTCTAAAAATATCACTagttgatttttataatataaaaaactaagatttaatatatttgttttattttatataattgctCAGACGTAtccttttcttaaaaaaaagttattt comes from Sesamum indicum cultivar Zhongzhi No. 13 linkage group LG10, S_indicum_v1.0, whole genome shotgun sequence and encodes:
- the LOC105171540 gene encoding uncharacterized protein LOC105171540, with protein sequence MVMEVVHEDMGDGNMQCINHPYKNSTPGGICAFCLQEKLGKLVSSSFPVAVFPSSSSSSSPSFRSDFGGSNTTSSGGAATVGTVLQVRHLASSSVNSQSGGNDCNYHGLYTRRSRLPFVLTHKKKKKKDGVAMAMASSDSSSIVFKRSKSTATPRRGIHFLDEDYSPHRRGFWSFLYTSKHSTSKKSDKHLKALKLASATPSTVSSTVASSSVNGVGGAIRSREKKREDFVVVGENGSPDQAAFDRKVSRSRSVGCGSRSFSGDFFERISTGFGDCTLRRVESQREGKPRLHSVQRNGGNSGNNGQDCIKERVKCGGIFSGFMITSSSSSSSSSSYWVSSSAEDSNVNGKSISSVRHVSHGRSRSWGWALASPMRAFSKPSAGKRDAASNKNVTPNLAAIPSLLAVSG
- the LOC105171538 gene encoding phylloplanin-like codes for the protein MALKSLLLFSLLIASIAVPLAEAQLGGILGPLLGLLRIQGILYCTPNGNISVNATTTPVFPNALVQLQCGGNVVSTATTNGSGLFSILLDPVNFLLSTLVSGCKLVVNTPLASCNASLPSVGGLVSNLQFIGNTVAGLLNIGNLIPTGFQFNANVN